One window of the Euwallacea similis isolate ESF13 chromosome 28, ESF131.1, whole genome shotgun sequence genome contains the following:
- the LOC136417551 gene encoding uncharacterized protein isoform X2, protein MYRLVTVAVLIQSYFLESLASSDSCYYCSGTPQCGDPINYRDVQPRDCLEDSVCLKYARSSKSLDEEIITEELTTYRECFQPSVILNMDICDFVKTMQKEALDKLNQTLDAFQCSVCDTTNCNSAYRPLHSLAWIYLFYLSILYVLDW, encoded by the exons ATGTATCGACTAGTTACTGTGGCTGTGCTAATACAAAGTTACTTTTTAG agtCTCTGGCTTCTTCTGATTCCTGCTATTACTGTTCCGGGACACCCCAATGCGGCGATCCCATAAATTATAGGGATGTGCAGCCTAGGGATTGCTTGGAGGATAGCGTTTGTCTTAAATATGCTCGTTCATCAAAGAGTTTAG ATGAGGAAATAATAACTGAAGAGCTCACCACATACCGGGAGTGTTTTCAACCCTCAGTTATCCTAAACATGGACATATGCGATTTTGTAAAAACGATGCAAAAGGAAGCTTTGGACAAGCTCAACCAGACCCTGGATGCATTTCAATGCAGTGTGTGCGATACCACCAACTGCAACAGTGCTTATCGTCCGCTCCACTCCTTGGCttggatttatttattttatttgtccaTTCTTTATGTATTAGACTGGTAA
- the LOC136417551 gene encoding uncharacterized protein isoform X1 has product MYRLVTVAVLIQSYFLESLASSDSCYYCSGTPQCGDPINYRDVQPRDCLEDSVCLKYARSSKSLGLSDEEIITEELTTYRECFQPSVILNMDICDFVKTMQKEALDKLNQTLDAFQCSVCDTTNCNSAYRPLHSLAWIYLFYLSILYVLDW; this is encoded by the exons ATGTATCGACTAGTTACTGTGGCTGTGCTAATACAAAGTTACTTTTTAG agtCTCTGGCTTCTTCTGATTCCTGCTATTACTGTTCCGGGACACCCCAATGCGGCGATCCCATAAATTATAGGGATGTGCAGCCTAGGGATTGCTTGGAGGATAGCGTTTGTCTTAAATATGCTCGTTCATCAAAGAGTTTAG GCCTTTCAGATGAGGAAATAATAACTGAAGAGCTCACCACATACCGGGAGTGTTTTCAACCCTCAGTTATCCTAAACATGGACATATGCGATTTTGTAAAAACGATGCAAAAGGAAGCTTTGGACAAGCTCAACCAGACCCTGGATGCATTTCAATGCAGTGTGTGCGATACCACCAACTGCAACAGTGCTTATCGTCCGCTCCACTCCTTGGCttggatttatttattttatttgtccaTTCTTTATGTATTAGACTGGTAA